Genomic window (Candidatus Wallbacteria bacterium):
GCAGCAGGGTGTATCCTGGTTTTTCAACTGCATTCCTGTCCTGTTTCCGGGATTCGTATGATTTTATATGTGCTGAAATTTCAAGAGTTGAGCTGTATTGTTCGGAAATGTCTATATTCCAGCGTGACTTTCTGAGCATCGGGTCAGCCCCGTGGGATAGAAGAATCCGCGCTTTTTCCGGCTGGCTGGTAAAATAAAAAAGAGGCGGAATCCCGAACCCGTCAAGAAGATCCGGAGATAGTCCCAGTTCAAGCAGCAGTATGAGTACAGTTGGAGTGATGCTTCCACAATGGATTGGATAATAACCAGTGTAATCCGGAAAATCGTATCTGCAGCCTCTCTCGATCAGCAGTTCTGCGATTTCCCTGGTTTTCACATGCGGTAGAGTTTGACTCGACCAGTGCTTCCAGTGGCAGACTTCTCCTGTTTGATCCATTGGTGCGGGAAACTGGAACCTGTATTCCGCACCGTTACTGATCAGTACTTCCGCCACATCCACTCTATCCACCTCGGTCAAAGGACTGGATGACGGATAATCCGTTTTTGGCGAATATCCGTGATCAATTAAATACTGGGCCACTTCAGGACTTTTTACATAGCAGAGAGGACTATAATGATTACTTTTTTTCCACGAATCCAGCTTCAGCTCAGCCGCCAGATCGATGCTGTGGATTGCAGGCACGATTTCGCGATGGAGCTTGACAGCCCCTTTTTTCAGCATCAGCCTGAGCAGTCCTTCATCCTGTGAATCGTTAAGTAAGGAGTAAAGATCAGAGTCACTTTCCTTGCTGAAATCTCTGGCCGGGAATTCTGCTCTTCCCAGCAGATATTTCAGCACATCAAGTCTTCTGGCTTGGATCCCTGTATTAAATGCAGACAGGAGAACTTCAGTTGTCTTATCTGCAATCCTGTCGATCAGGTTTCCGAGCAGGGTAGTTTCGCCTGTTATCATGGCCAGACGGATCTGTTCCTGCAGCGGAACTTCCAGGGTCAGACCGGCAGTTTCCAGAACAGCACAATCAACCCTCAGCGACATGAGCAGCACTGGCAGGAGTGGAATGAACCGGCTGAATCCAATGAATTTATTGTTATGCATATGCCATTCTTCACCCTCTAATTTGATTATAATGTGCTGTTGTAAAGGACTAATGAGGAACCTGTAAAATGAATGTAAAATCCGGCTTATTTATACTTCTGCAATTCTTCAGGCACGTACCAGTGGGGGAAATTATAGAAAATACCGGCAGGAGCCGGTTCTATCCCTTGGATGCGCTTGGCTACAGCCCAGATTTCATTTGGGATGTAGAGGAATGTATACGGCTGATCTTCATGTATCACGGCCTGTAACCGGCAAAAAATCTCCCTGAGTTTTTCCCGGTCCATGGTGGCGTGTCCCAGTTCACAGAGCCTGTCTGCTTCAGGGTTATTATATGAAATAAAATTGAATCCTGAAAATCCATTCTTTTTATCTGGGATCTGTGAGGAATGCCATATCCCATAAGGATCATGGGTGTTGGACAGCCCCCATCCTCCTATGTGGACCTGGAAGTTCTTCTCAGTTGATCGTTTCAGGTATTCTTCCCATTCCAGTATATTGATCTTCGTCTCGATTCCGATCGTTTTCCAGTAATCCCTCACCATCTCTACAATGAGTTTTCTTACAGGATTGCCAACATTGATGTTTATTTCCAGGTTGAACTTCACTCCTTTCTGCTCCAGGATTCCGTCTCCGTCATCATCTTTCCATCCGGCATCAGCCAAGACCTTCCTTGCTGCCTGTGGATCAAATGGATAGGGGATAAGCGATTTGTTGCAGGCCCAGTGGGAAGGCGCGAAATCACCACAGGTAAGGGTTCCGAAACTGTAAAGCACCTTATCGACGATTTCCCTGCGGTTGATTGCGAGAGTCAAAGCCTGTCTTGTTTTCTTGTCCTTCAAGACCGGATGGTTCAAGTTGTAACCGATGAATGAATAGGAAGAATTCGCAGGATAGGTGAATACCCTGAACCGTTCGAGGAATTCCTTGGAACTGGCCTGCTTGAAATATTGATCCGGGGAGAGTTGCATCAGGTCCAGATCCCCGCGCAGCAGTGAAATCAAGGTCGCCGAATCATCAGGAATGGTTTTGATGATTATCCGGTCAAGAAAGGGTCTTCCCCCAAAATAGTCCGGATTAGCCTCCAGCACGATTTTTTCTCCCTTGCTCCATTCAACGAATCTGTAAGGGCCAGTTCCGACCGGATGCAGATTATTGGCCGAGGACCCGAAATCCTCTTTATCAAAAAGATGCTTGGGAATGATTGGGGGATTGATCCAATCTGCGAGATATGGGCTCGGTTTCCTGCAGGAGATTTTGATCGTGTAAGGATCAATGGTTTCAAAAGTTGCTGCATCTGTTAAATCCGTCAAATAAACTCTCAGGGGGCTCTCGACCTTAGGATCCAGGATTTTTTCCAGGGTGAACCTGACGTCCTCTGCGGTAAAATCCACCCCATCCTGCCAGCGGACTTTTTTTCTCAGGAAAAAGGTGATGACTGTGCAGTCCGATGAAATCTCCCAGGATGCCGCAAGGCTTGGAGTAAGTTCTAAATTTTTCCCCAGGTTCGTCAGGGTATCGAAAATCATGTAACTCACATCTGTGGAAGCATCGTCAGTTGAAAGCAAGGGGTTGAGGGTGATCGTTTCAGCAATAGTAGACTCAATGATAGTATCCCCATAAGACGGGGACTGTGAAATTTCGCTTGTCTGGTTTTTCAGCAGTTCATTGAAACTATTCTCAGCTTTCTCCAGAATGCTGTCCCTGTTTTTTTTCGAATCATTGAGAAAGGTCTTGTAGTCTGCGCTGGCTGAGGCAGTATCCTGGAGCACATAATGCTCGAACAGGGCTTTATACAGCGGGTCAGCATCAGTAGTTGCAGCCAGAAGGACCGGAAACAGCAGAAAAACCGTCAATAATTTCAGTCCGGGAGCTATCAGAATCATTCTCCATCGGTATTATTATTACATATTATATCAAGGATTTTACATTTGTTTTACATTTCCCTGACAGGTTTTTGACAGGATTTTTTTATAATAAAATCAGGACTACAAAAGCATCAAGTATAAAGGGGGAAGTATGAAGTGTAAATTTATTCTCTTTCTGGCACTGAGTGTAGTGTGCACCGCTGCCTCTTATGCAGAAGATTATAGAGGCGCCCAGGATTTTCAGGCATACATGAATCTGGTGAAGAATTATCTGCAGCTTCCGGCAACAGTCCCTGCGCAGGCCAAGCAAATGATTCGTAATGCCCTGATCAATTCCATAAATGCAGCTGTGAAAGCAAAAACGCTGACACAGGCGCAAGGTGCTCAACTGCTTAAGTTACTTAATGCGAATCCCAATCCTGCACCTAATCCCAATCCTGCACCTAATCCCAATCCTGCGCCCAATCCCAATCCTGCACCCAATCCCAATCCTGCGCCCAATCCTAATCCTGCGCCCAATCCTAATCCTGCACCTCATCCCAATCCTGCGCCTCATCCCAATCCTAATCCTAATCCTAATCCCAATCCTAATCCTGAACCCGATCCTGAGATTGAACCCGATCCTGAGATTGAACCCGATCCTGAGATTGAACCCGATCCTGAGATTGAACCCGATCCTGAGATTGAACCCGATCCTGAGATTGATCCTGATCCTATTGATCCCGGTCCTGACAATGACAGCGATGGCATAGCTTCCATTATGAGTGGAAGCTGCCATTTGAGTGAAAATGTCAGTTGCTCCTTCAAGGTTAAAAAAGATTTCACTATACAGGAAATGCCTGTGCTGACAGAATCGACAGCATCATCTCTCAATATCGGAATTGAAATCAGTTCACCTTCCAATGCTGGAAAAGCTGACACGAGACCAATGAAAATGAGCCGCAAAGACTCTTATGTCGGGGTTCTGCAGTTCATCGAAAATCACGGCGGGCTGCCTGCGGATGCTGCTCTATCTTTCATCAGACCGATCTATGGAACTGACGGAGAAGGGAAGAAGGAAATACTCTATTATTACTTCCATTTCTGCAGGGTCTGGAACGGATTCAGAATCGCAGGGCATAATTGCGACAGCATCAACGTTCTGTCAAACGACAGTGGTGTAATAGCCTGCTGCCGCATCTGGAGAGTCATAACGGAAATGCCGCCTCAGGGTTTTAAATTGCTTTCCCCTGCACAGGCATTAAGCAAATCGGCTGGAGCGATCGGT
Coding sequences:
- a CDS encoding procyclic acidic repetitive family protein, with the protein product MKCKFILFLALSVVCTAASYAEDYRGAQDFQAYMNLVKNYLQLPATVPAQAKQMIRNALINSINAAVKAKTLTQAQGAQLLKLLNANPNPAPNPNPAPNPNPAPNPNPAPNPNPAPNPNPAPNPNPAPHPNPAPHPNPNPNPNPNPNPEPDPEIEPDPEIEPDPEIEPDPEIEPDPEIEPDPEIDPDPIDPGPDNDSDGIASIMSGSCHLSENVSCSFKVKKDFTIQEMPVLTESTASSLNIGIEISSPSNAGKADTRPMKMSRKDSYVGVLQFIENHGGLPADAALSFIRPIYGTDGEGKKEILYYYFHFCRVWNGFRIAGHNCDSINVLSNDSGVIACCRIWRVITEMPPQGFKLLSPAQALSKSAGAIGSALKNGRKINYNHWSLGYCSVSCGSSVGSALVPCYTFRSGRRFAVRVNAVTGELLK
- a CDS encoding peptide-binding protein, which produces MILIAPGLKLLTVFLLFPVLLAATTDADPLYKALFEHYVLQDTASASADYKTFLNDSKKNRDSILEKAENSFNELLKNQTSEISQSPSYGDTIIESTIAETITLNPLLSTDDASTDVSYMIFDTLTNLGKNLELTPSLAASWEISSDCTVITFFLRKKVRWQDGVDFTAEDVRFTLEKILDPKVESPLRVYLTDLTDAATFETIDPYTIKISCRKPSPYLADWINPPIIPKHLFDKEDFGSSANNLHPVGTGPYRFVEWSKGEKIVLEANPDYFGGRPFLDRIIIKTIPDDSATLISLLRGDLDLMQLSPDQYFKQASSKEFLERFRVFTYPANSSYSFIGYNLNHPVLKDKKTRQALTLAINRREIVDKVLYSFGTLTCGDFAPSHWACNKSLIPYPFDPQAARKVLADAGWKDDDGDGILEQKGVKFNLEININVGNPVRKLIVEMVRDYWKTIGIETKINILEWEEYLKRSTEKNFQVHIGGWGLSNTHDPYGIWHSSQIPDKKNGFSGFNFISYNNPEADRLCELGHATMDREKLREIFCRLQAVIHEDQPYTFLYIPNEIWAVAKRIQGIEPAPAGIFYNFPHWYVPEELQKYK